From Psychroflexus torquis ATCC 700755, the proteins below share one genomic window:
- the tilS gene encoding tRNA lysidine(34) synthetase TilS, giving the protein MTYGDAEKLVFPLSLRKVNKEDIFVTLGMKGSKKVNHFLWDEKVPTSIKKQT; this is encoded by the coding sequence ATGACTTATGGTGATGCTGAAAAGCTTGTGTTTCCGCTTTCGCTTCGAAAGGTAAACAAGGAAGATATTTTTGTAACTTTGGGAATGAAGGGTAGCAAAAAAGTAAATCATTTTCTATGGGATGAAAAAGTTCCGACCTCTATTAAAAAGCAGACTTGA
- a CDS encoding TlpA family protein disulfide reductase: protein MRFIIFLFLFASFQSFSQDRMPNLIVKDLQNKPVHINKDFNEVDKIYIFSFWATWCAPCISELEAINEHYAEWSEELNMELIAVSTDDSRTQRRVRPLLNGKNWPYQVLMDTNQDLKRALSIVNIPYMVVVKNQKIELIFNGYTQGAEEELYQSLKTL, encoded by the coding sequence ATGCGGTTTATCATTTTTCTTTTTCTTTTTGCAAGCTTTCAATCCTTTTCGCAAGACAGAATGCCTAATCTTATTGTAAAAGATTTACAAAACAAACCTGTTCACATCAATAAAGATTTCAATGAGGTGGATAAGATTTATATTTTTTCTTTCTGGGCTACTTGGTGCGCACCCTGCATTAGTGAATTAGAGGCCATCAACGAACATTACGCAGAATGGTCTGAAGAATTGAACATGGAACTAATTGCAGTTTCTACAGATGATTCACGAACGCAACGTAGAGTAAGACCGCTTCTAAATGGGAAAAACTGGCCTTACCAAGTTTTAATGGACACCAATCAAGATTTAAAACGCGCACTATCTATTGTCAACATTCCTTATATGGTTGTTGTAAAAAATCAAAAAATCGAACTCATTTTCAACGGCTACACCCAAGGTGCGGAAGAAGAGTTATACCAATCTTTGAAAACCCTTTAG
- a CDS encoding RES family NAD+ phosphorylase, with protein MIVYRIANVKYKDLTLSGIGAEKVGGRWNEVGTRAVYCSENISLALLEYYVHSENIAYLPKEILIAKIQFPDDFAIKELKELPERWNQHPYSSKTTEIFTDLAKDRNVFALRVPSTIIGLESNIILNPLYIEFGKVEVIEFIKLPIDIRLKINKRE; from the coding sequence ATGATTGTATATAGAATAGCTAATGTTAAATATAAAGATTTAACATTATCGGGAATAGGGGCTGAAAAGGTTGGTGGTAGATGGAACGAAGTTGGAACACGAGCTGTTTATTGTTCAGAAAATATTTCATTAGCATTGTTAGAGTATTATGTTCACTCTGAAAACATTGCATATTTGCCTAAAGAAATATTAATTGCGAAAATTCAATTTCCAGATGATTTCGCAATAAAGGAATTAAAAGAGCTTCCTGAAAGATGGAATCAGCACCCATATTCTTCTAAAACAACAGAAATTTTCACAGATTTAGCAAAAGATCGAAATGTTTTTGCATTACGTGTACCATCTACTATTATTGGATTAGAATCAAATATTATCTTAAATCCTTTGTATATAGAATTTGGGAAAGTAGAAGTTATAGAGTTCATTAAATTACCTATTGATATAAGACTTAAAATAAATAAAAGAGAATAA
- a CDS encoding ATP-binding protein yields MSLLPFSKNAIQDEAEKHGWDWREEASNQKNTYFRNRICNKVIPLLEEENPNLLVSFQHTLNHLQQITF; encoded by the coding sequence ATGTCATTACTTCCGTTTAGCAAAAATGCCATTCAGGACGAAGCTGAAAAACACGGATGGGATTGGAGAGAAGAGGCGTCTAACCAAAAAAACACCTATTTCAGAAATAGAATTTGCAATAAAGTGATTCCGTTATTGGAAGAGGAGAATCCTAATTTACTGGTTTCTTTCCAACACACCTTAAATCATTTGCAACAAATAACCTTCTAG
- a CDS encoding DUF6029 family protein, translated as MLKYLSKATLLLLALVNSAFLFAQETENEEEKKDYGRLYGGIESNMQYYIEDNGLEGAIVPDDAFRSNNYLYLNYNYKRWTAGIQVEGYEQNALLNYNPQFEGTNLGIFYVNYKNEKWDVTLGHFYEQFGNGMIFRAWEDRALGINSAVRGGRVKFSPNYNMDFTAFYGKQRSGFGVSSGDLFGFDANIFLAEYLNLYEKNQDLSIGFSYIGRYESLNRYIQLENPVFDDLTNAYSLRADYLLGSFYANAEVNYKSKDGILDSQGSLTDDFAETGSAVTFNFGYSKSGLGLDVSLRRIENMGFFTPREPAVYTDFKGDQSSSFDYLESFINFAPALTKQHHSLLANIYVFQAQQNTLFEDPEVMRAGETGGQIDFFYEFKEKSFFGGKYGTHVYLNFATWYNLPGVYTFNPPDYDVDFFGVGNKYFSDYSIEIKKKLNDTWHLGFNYINQYYDQRLLGGGDLVRADIITSEATYNFNSKQSIRLELEKMWAVGDREDWVGGTLEFNLNENLSVYTWDIWNYGSKKESEQIHYINVGGAFRKGPYRVAVNFGRQRGGLVCVGGVCRFVPESSGFTLNFNTSF; from the coding sequence ATGCTAAAATATTTATCCAAGGCGACATTACTTTTGCTTGCCTTAGTAAACTCCGCATTCCTGTTTGCGCAAGAAACTGAAAATGAAGAGGAAAAAAAAGATTACGGCCGTTTGTATGGCGGAATAGAGTCTAACATGCAATATTACATAGAAGACAATGGGCTCGAAGGTGCAATTGTCCCAGATGATGCGTTTAGATCTAATAATTACCTATACTTAAATTACAACTACAAACGTTGGACAGCTGGTATACAAGTTGAAGGCTACGAGCAAAATGCGTTACTCAATTACAATCCACAATTTGAAGGGACTAATTTAGGAATCTTTTACGTAAATTATAAAAATGAAAAATGGGATGTTACCCTAGGACATTTTTACGAACAATTTGGTAATGGAATGATTTTTAGAGCTTGGGAGGACAGAGCTTTAGGAATTAACTCAGCTGTAAGAGGGGGAAGGGTTAAATTTAGCCCAAACTACAATATGGATTTTACGGCTTTTTACGGAAAACAGCGTTCCGGTTTTGGAGTTAGTTCAGGAGATTTATTTGGATTTGATGCCAATATATTTTTGGCAGAATACCTCAATTTATATGAGAAAAATCAAGACTTAAGTATTGGTTTCAGCTATATAGGAAGGTATGAATCTTTAAACCGCTATATACAATTAGAAAACCCTGTTTTTGATGATCTTACTAATGCATATTCACTTCGTGCAGATTACTTACTGGGTTCATTTTATGCTAATGCAGAAGTCAACTACAAGTCTAAAGACGGTATTTTGGATTCACAAGGCAGTCTTACCGATGACTTTGCTGAAACTGGTAGTGCAGTTACTTTTAATTTTGGATACTCCAAATCAGGCTTGGGTCTAGATGTAAGCCTACGCAGGATAGAAAATATGGGCTTTTTCACTCCTAGAGAACCCGCTGTTTATACAGACTTTAAAGGTGACCAATCTTCAAGCTTTGACTATTTGGAAAGTTTTATCAATTTTGCCCCAGCATTAACCAAACAACATCATTCCCTACTTGCCAATATTTATGTATTTCAAGCACAACAAAACACCTTATTTGAAGATCCAGAAGTAATGCGCGCTGGAGAAACTGGGGGTCAAATTGATTTCTTTTATGAATTTAAGGAAAAGAGTTTTTTTGGAGGAAAATATGGAACACATGTGTATTTAAATTTTGCCACTTGGTATAATTTACCGGGTGTGTACACCTTTAATCCACCAGATTATGATGTAGATTTCTTTGGCGTAGGAAATAAATATTTCTCCGATTACAGTATCGAAATTAAAAAGAAACTAAATGATACTTGGCATTTGGGCTTCAATTACATCAATCAATATTACGACCAACGATTATTAGGTGGTGGGGATTTGGTTCGAGCAGACATCATAACAAGTGAAGCTACTTACAATTTCAACTCAAAACAATCCATTCGCCTAGAGCTTGAAAAAATGTGGGCGGTTGGTGATAGAGAAGATTGGGTTGGTGGTACTCTTGAATTCAACTTAAATGAAAACCTTTCCGTTTATACTTGGGATATATGGAATTACGGAAGCAAGAAAGAAAGTGAACAAATTCATTACATAAATGTAGGAGGCGCTTTTCGAAAAGGCCCGTACCGGGTTGCTGTAAACTTTGGGAGACAACGTGGTGGTTTAGTTTGTGTTGGTGGAGTGTGTAGATTTGTACCCGAAAGTTCTGGGTTTACATTAAATTTTAATACTTCATTTTAA
- a CDS encoding type II toxin-antitoxin system HipA family toxin — MNLLEVIIWENLVGVLIWNETKKTSTFEYAKKFIQSKIQLSPIINPTTKKIISSIQKLEYSSEGSLLFDTNKGLPLFISDSLPDKFGTELFSKYLEKEGKNYRDLTPIEKLAYIGNRGMGALEFVPAKHEQTSTKILNLKKLNELSISLLKNEPVANIDNMANLFHIGTSPGGAQPKVLINIDNKTGDIYRGDNLPSKNQDSWILKFNRDIGLDSDKERGKIEYAYYLMAKESKIIIMDSELKEFENDFYFMTKRFDRINGQKIHTQTLHAFAGMNFKLPDTYSYEQIFTILNKINLDYSSKEQLFKIMVFNVIGQNVDDHTKNLGFNMKQNGEWNLSPAYDLTFSYNENFNRITPHFLSINGKNQNFNLKDILHVADEYSIKNPKKIINEINLSFLNWRKIAKDLNISKKTTDYIASKLKTIPYKVK, encoded by the coding sequence ATGAATCTATTAGAAGTAATTATATGGGAAAATCTTGTTGGAGTTCTTATTTGGAATGAAACAAAGAAAACTAGCACTTTTGAATACGCAAAAAAATTTATTCAAAGTAAAATTCAATTGTCCCCCATAATAAACCCTACCACAAAGAAAATAATCTCTTCAATTCAAAAATTAGAGTATAGTAGTGAGGGCAGTTTATTATTTGACACGAATAAAGGACTTCCTCTTTTTATATCAGATTCATTACCTGATAAATTTGGTACTGAATTATTCTCAAAATATCTCGAGAAAGAAGGTAAAAATTATAGAGATCTTACCCCAATAGAAAAATTAGCTTATATAGGCAATAGAGGAATGGGAGCACTTGAGTTTGTACCTGCTAAACATGAACAAACTAGCACTAAAATATTAAACTTAAAAAAACTAAATGAATTATCAATATCACTACTAAAAAATGAACCTGTAGCTAATATTGACAATATGGCAAACCTTTTCCACATAGGAACATCTCCAGGAGGAGCTCAACCAAAAGTTCTAATTAATATTGATAATAAGACAGGGGATATTTATAGAGGTGATAACTTACCATCAAAAAACCAAGATAGTTGGATTCTAAAATTCAATAGAGACATAGGTTTAGACTCTGATAAAGAAAGAGGTAAAATTGAATATGCATATTACCTAATGGCAAAAGAATCTAAAATTATCATTATGGATTCAGAATTAAAAGAATTTGAAAATGATTTTTACTTTATGACTAAAAGGTTTGATCGCATCAATGGACAAAAGATTCATACTCAGACCCTACACGCATTTGCTGGAATGAATTTCAAATTGCCGGACACTTATTCTTATGAACAAATATTTACAATATTAAATAAAATAAATTTGGATTATTCTTCAAAGGAACAATTATTTAAGATAATGGTTTTCAATGTAATTGGTCAAAACGTAGATGACCATACTAAAAATCTCGGATTCAATATGAAACAGAATGGAGAATGGAATTTATCTCCAGCCTATGATTTAACATTTAGTTATAATGAGAATTTTAATAGAATCACACCACATTTCCTCTCAATAAATGGTAAAAATCAAAACTTCAATCTAAAAGATATTCTTCACGTAGCAGACGAGTATTCTATCAAAAACCCAAAAAAAATAATTAATGAAATAAATCTAAGTTTTCTTAATTGGAGAAAAATTGCTAAAGATTTAAATATCTCAAAAAAGACCACTGATTATATAGCTAGTAAATTAAAAACCATTCCATATAAAGTAAAATAA
- a CDS encoding adenylate/guanylate cyclase domain-containing protein produces MVPEFKVGFHYGKVTTGEIGVLKKGIFFTGDVLNTKARIQASCNEFGTDISISEELISKLNFNKTYDLTEIGESELRGREEKVILFSIAKKIEKQPLITKHMVCR; encoded by the coding sequence TTGGTTCCGGAATTTAAAGTCGGATTTCACTACGGAAAAGTCACAACTGGTGAAATCGGAGTCCTAAAGAAGGGAATATTTTTCACAGGAGATGTTTTGAATACCAAAGCAAGAATACAGGCCAGTTGCAACGAATTTGGAACAGATATATCAATTTCAGAGGAATTGATTTCAAAATTGAATTTTAACAAGACGTACGATTTGACTGAGATTGGCGAAAGTGAGTTGAGAGGAAGAGAGGAGAAAGTAATCCTTTTTTCAATTGCCAAAAAAATAGAGAAACAACCGCTAATAACTAAGCATATGGTTTGCCGATAA
- a CDS encoding antitoxin Xre/MbcA/ParS toxin-binding domain-containing protein, translated as MNVKVKSEDSNKKKGVVKAKVARKERNPINPTKFSPSWVAEHSKDAPGFKMELIGRIREGVKKADWKQLIHYTDSTEKEFEHILPASISSMQKKTVYGKETSERIYELARLFGLGYEVFDSKEDFKKWLMTPSSTLGNKIPFELLDSSFGFEMVESEITRIQYNVYS; from the coding sequence ATGAATGTTAAGGTGAAATCAGAAGATTCAAATAAAAAGAAAGGTGTTGTAAAAGCTAAAGTTGCTAGAAAAGAAAGGAATCCAATTAATCCTACTAAATTCTCACCCTCTTGGGTTGCTGAGCACTCTAAAGATGCTCCAGGATTTAAAATGGAATTAATAGGTCGTATCAGAGAAGGTGTTAAAAAGGCAGATTGGAAGCAGTTAATACATTACACGGATTCTACTGAAAAAGAGTTTGAACATATACTTCCAGCATCTATTAGTAGTATGCAAAAGAAAACTGTTTATGGTAAGGAAACTTCAGAACGAATTTACGAATTGGCGAGATTATTCGGATTAGGTTATGAAGTCTTTGATTCTAAAGAAGACTTTAAGAAATGGTTAATGACGCCATCAAGTACTCTTGGTAATAAAATACCATTTGAACTACTTGATAGTAGTTTTGGTTTTGAAATGGTTGAAAGTGAAATTACCAGAATTCAGTATAACGTTTATAGCTAA
- a CDS encoding Omp28-related outer membrane protein, which produces MISKFLGFTFLFCTAIVLSSCTEKYETIEGISGIFIKTSASSIVMGEEVTFEVNTEGSESLDVTGEAKILVNGEILVGNSFSTAEVGVYEVTASYLNLESSILNIEFYDDGSQVIFKKRALIEDYTGTWCGWCPRVSFGMELVANQSDAVEFVAIHRAPAGTQDPFNYLEAGPLELLINTPGYPKGFINRLTQWDFPEPDNTGQVLDFTQGINPRLGIKMSSDLQNNTIDLKVEVQFAKDFENTRLVVYLLENALVYPQVNYTSFYGSVNPISDYVHNYTLRTILTDILGDEIASSETQTGNSFERDFNFQVPDVIEDDTQIDFVAFIVDEEGNVINVRKASLGVNQEFEIE; this is translated from the coding sequence ATGATTTCAAAATTCTTAGGTTTCACGTTTTTATTTTGCACGGCTATTGTCTTGTCTTCCTGTACTGAAAAGTACGAAACTATTGAAGGTATTTCAGGTATTTTCATAAAAACTAGTGCCAGCTCTATAGTAATGGGAGAGGAAGTTACTTTTGAGGTTAACACGGAAGGTAGTGAAAGTTTAGATGTAACAGGTGAAGCCAAAATACTGGTCAATGGAGAAATTTTAGTTGGGAACTCATTTAGTACAGCCGAAGTTGGGGTCTATGAAGTTACTGCGAGCTATCTAAATCTTGAATCTTCTATATTAAACATTGAGTTTTATGATGACGGTTCGCAAGTTATTTTTAAAAAACGAGCTTTAATTGAAGACTATACGGGTACTTGGTGTGGTTGGTGTCCACGTGTTTCTTTTGGAATGGAATTAGTTGCTAATCAAAGTGATGCAGTTGAGTTTGTTGCCATACATCGCGCGCCAGCAGGAACACAAGATCCTTTTAATTATTTAGAGGCAGGTCCTTTAGAATTATTGATCAATACCCCAGGATATCCAAAAGGATTTATTAATAGATTGACACAGTGGGATTTTCCAGAACCAGATAATACGGGTCAAGTCCTAGATTTTACGCAAGGAATCAATCCTAGATTGGGTATTAAAATGTCTTCAGATTTGCAAAACAATACTATCGATTTAAAGGTGGAAGTACAATTTGCAAAAGATTTTGAAAACACTAGATTGGTTGTTTATCTTTTGGAAAACGCACTAGTCTACCCACAAGTTAATTATACTTCATTTTATGGTAGTGTAAATCCTATTTCCGATTATGTTCATAATTATACCTTACGAACTATCTTAACTGATATTTTAGGAGACGAGATTGCATCTAGTGAAACCCAAACTGGAAACTCTTTTGAACGTGATTTTAACTTTCAAGTTCCTGATGTAATAGAAGATGATACACAAATTGATTTTGTTGCTTTTATTGTTGACGAAGAAGGGAATGTAATTAATGTTAGAAAAGCAAGTTTAGGTGTAAATCAAGAATTTGAAATTGAGTAA
- a CDS encoding helix-turn-helix domain-containing protein, producing the protein MENRYYGYSDKELIRKWGEKLSSLRVDAGLSQTELAQKTGMSRSSIAGIEKGRNFSIASLISISRSLEFLDEFEFFLKKEEYELTPMEIYEKEKKKKKRGGYKK; encoded by the coding sequence ATGGAAAATAGATATTACGGCTATTCAGATAAAGAGTTAATACGAAAATGGGGAGAAAAACTTAGCTCATTACGCGTAGATGCTGGCTTATCGCAAACTGAATTAGCTCAAAAAACTGGTATGAGCAGAAGTTCCATTGCAGGAATCGAAAAAGGGAGAAATTTCTCGATAGCTTCACTAATTTCAATTTCTAGATCTCTTGAATTTTTGGATGAATTTGAATTCTTTCTAAAAAAGGAAGAGTATGAATTAACTCCTATGGAAATTTATGAAAAAGAAAAAAAGAAAAAAAAAAGAGGGGGATATAAAAAATGA
- a CDS encoding T9SS type A sorting domain-containing protein, whose product MKIKFICCFLFLSVSISYAQMSITTPERGDPILDGDVSEFDTNIFEDAKLKFVLGNTSSTESIQIKIEVVSFTNTDGTNLQLCVQPLCFPSIQIGLTYPDSPIILGPGEDNGVDDYFVNTNPGDGENYPMEYVLRFFTLNDNGDEVGDDITITYLYDPDPLSRSDFQLSDLGIELENTRVNQQISMSSSTPAKMEVFNVLGKSLSLFEIGVGYNTFNMSDVSTGLLIAVFTTNDGRRAVTKLIKL is encoded by the coding sequence ATGAAAATTAAATTTATTTGTTGCTTCCTTTTTTTAAGTGTCTCAATTTCATATGCTCAAATGTCTATTACGACACCTGAACGTGGTGACCCTATTTTAGACGGAGACGTTTCTGAATTCGACACCAATATTTTTGAAGATGCTAAACTAAAGTTTGTATTAGGTAACACCTCTTCAACCGAAAGTATTCAGATTAAAATAGAAGTGGTTTCATTTACCAACACAGATGGTACAAACTTACAGTTGTGCGTTCAACCATTGTGTTTCCCTTCGATCCAAATAGGACTTACTTACCCTGATAGTCCAATTATTCTTGGTCCTGGAGAAGACAACGGTGTGGATGATTATTTTGTGAACACAAATCCTGGAGACGGAGAGAATTATCCTATGGAATACGTCTTGCGTTTCTTTACGTTAAATGATAATGGTGATGAAGTGGGGGATGATATAACCATAACTTATTTGTATGACCCAGATCCACTTTCAAGATCAGATTTTCAACTTTCAGATTTAGGAATTGAGCTTGAAAATACACGAGTTAATCAGCAAATTTCTATGTCATCAAGTACTCCTGCCAAGATGGAAGTTTTCAATGTTTTAGGCAAGAGTTTAAGTTTGTTTGAAATAGGAGTTGGTTATAATACATTTAATATGAGTGATGTTAGTACAGGTTTACTTATTGCGGTGTTTACCACTAACGATGGTAGAAGGGCAGTGACCAAATTAATTAAACTCTAA
- a CDS encoding T9SS type A sorting domain-containing protein: MLKKLLVSSILFFLAFPMLSQSIVSTDPENKKAILEEFTGVNCTFCPQGHAIANAIKENNPDNFFVINIHQGGFSTPGPGQPDFRTPFGDDIVNQSFSGAGFGYPSGTANRQNFPGREMTNPGTTALDRNVWTISANDVINQSSYVNLGVEASIDVTNNELTVHVEAYYTGDSPESVNKLNVALLQNKTTGPQVGGGVGDNYVHMHRLVHLLTGQWGVDVTTTTRGSFIDETFTYTIPADYNGISANIFDAEMEVVVFMTETRQNIISGNGAYATYTRLANSNDAIVKSVEEFDEQCAGSILPNFELQNVGSDNLTSVDIEYSINDNTPQVYTWTGNLSTLFTEKIELPEILYEPEATNQLVISLPNDDDNTNNEGSTSFSLAEVFLSNQLNLTIQLDEYPVETTWNITNSAGDAIFSGGPYSQGNGMVQQTLDLPENDCYSFIIRDAFGDGICCEYGNGSFTLETRSGELVIGGGNFGSQAKKVFSNYNTLSTASFDTFNFSVYPNPTNGIINLSANENFDYQVFNLQGKKIHQGQSNSLSKQINLLRFASGVYFIKVNINGVSKTQKIILK, from the coding sequence ATGTTAAAAAAATTACTTGTAAGTTCAATATTGTTTTTTTTAGCTTTTCCAATGCTTAGTCAGAGTATTGTGAGTACGGATCCAGAAAACAAAAAAGCTATTTTAGAGGAGTTCACTGGTGTTAACTGTACTTTTTGTCCACAAGGGCATGCTATTGCAAATGCGATAAAAGAAAACAATCCAGATAATTTTTTCGTCATCAATATTCATCAAGGTGGATTTTCAACTCCAGGGCCTGGTCAACCAGATTTTAGAACTCCATTTGGAGATGATATTGTAAATCAATCTTTTTCTGGTGCTGGTTTTGGCTATCCTTCTGGAACAGCAAATCGTCAAAATTTCCCAGGAAGAGAAATGACTAATCCTGGCACTACTGCACTTGATAGAAATGTATGGACAATTTCTGCAAATGATGTTATAAATCAGTCTTCTTACGTAAATTTAGGTGTTGAGGCTTCAATTGATGTAACTAATAATGAACTCACTGTTCATGTGGAGGCCTATTATACAGGTGATAGCCCTGAAAGCGTTAATAAATTGAACGTTGCTTTATTACAAAACAAAACAACAGGCCCACAAGTTGGTGGAGGTGTCGGAGACAACTACGTTCACATGCACAGATTAGTTCATCTATTAACTGGACAATGGGGTGTTGATGTTACTACAACAACACGAGGTAGCTTTATTGATGAAACTTTTACTTATACTATTCCTGCAGATTACAATGGTATATCAGCCAACATATTTGATGCTGAAATGGAGGTAGTCGTTTTCATGACTGAAACACGACAAAATATTATCAGCGGAAATGGAGCTTATGCAACTTATACTAGATTAGCTAACTCTAATGATGCAATAGTAAAGTCTGTTGAAGAATTTGATGAACAATGTGCAGGATCTATATTACCAAATTTTGAATTACAAAATGTAGGTTCAGATAACTTAACTTCTGTTGATATTGAATATTCAATAAACGATAATACTCCTCAAGTTTATACTTGGACCGGAAATCTTTCTACTCTTTTTACTGAAAAAATTGAATTGCCAGAGATATTATATGAACCAGAAGCCACAAATCAGTTAGTTATTTCACTTCCAAATGATGATGATAACACAAATAATGAAGGGTCTACCAGCTTTAGCTTAGCAGAGGTCTTTTTAAGTAATCAACTCAATTTGACAATTCAACTCGATGAATATCCAGTTGAAACTACTTGGAATATTACAAATTCAGCTGGTGATGCTATTTTTTCTGGTGGGCCTTATAGTCAGGGAAATGGGATGGTACAGCAAACACTTGATTTACCTGAAAACGATTGTTACTCATTTATTATTCGTGATGCTTTTGGAGATGGTATTTGTTGTGAGTATGGAAATGGTTCTTTCACACTTGAAACCCGAAGCGGAGAATTGGTTATTGGAGGAGGGAATTTTGGTTCTCAAGCAAAGAAGGTTTTTAGTAATTACAATACTCTTTCTACTGCTAGTTTTGATACCTTTAATTTCAGTGTGTATCCAAATCCAACTAATGGAATCATAAATTTATCAGCGAACGAAAATTTTGATTACCAAGTATTTAATCTTCAGGGTAAAAAAATACATCAAGGTCAATCAAATTCACTTTCAAAACAAATAAATTTATTACGCTTTGCAAGTGGTGTATATTTTATAAAAGTGAACATCAATGGTGTTTCTAAAACTCAGAAAATAATATTAAAGTAA